In one window of Brassica rapa cultivar Chiifu-401-42 chromosome A07, CAAS_Brap_v3.01, whole genome shotgun sequence DNA:
- the LOC103831670 gene encoding ethylene-responsive transcription factor ERF020, protein MDPRDGGETHQAKYKGIRRRKWGKWVSEIRVPGTRERLWLGSFSTAEGAAVAHDVAFYCLHRPSTLDNEAFNFPHLLQPSLASNTSPKSIQKAASDAGMAVDAGFSLNNDSASGGVEEGSERETLNISVYDYLEDDGRI, encoded by the coding sequence ATGGATCCTAGAGACGGCGGAGAAACCCATCAGGCCAAGTACAAAGGCATCCGTCGCCGGAAATGGGGAAAATGGGTATCGGAGATTAGGGTTCCGGGAACTCGTGAACGGCTCTGGTTAGGCTCTTTCTCCACCGCAGAAGGAGCTGCCGTAGCCCACGACGTCGCTTTTTACTGCTTGCATCGACCATCTACCCTCGACAACGAAGCTTTTAACTTCCCTCACTTGCTGCAACCTTCCCTTGCCTCCAACACATCTCCTAAGTCCATACAAAAAGCTGCCTCCGACGCTGGCATGGCTGTCGACGCAGGATTCTCCCTTAACAACGACAGCGCGAGTGGTGGCGTGGAGGAAGGCAGCGAACGGGAAACGTTGAATATCTCCGTGTACGATTATCTAGAAGACGACGGTCGCATTTGA